The Acutalibacter muris genomic sequence GATATGCCGCTTTGCAAAATGGCTGACGGGGCGGTTTCCGAAGCTGTCGGAGCGCTTTCACGCCGTAGAGACCATTGATAAGTTTGAGAGGGATTTTGACAGCTATACAGACGATTTTAAGGAGAAGAAAAAGAGCGTTATCTGGGGGATACTGCTGTCAGTACCACAGTTCCTCCTACAAATGAGCGTACTCTATTTTGTGTTTCGTTCCTTTGGCTACCATCAGGCAGGGTACCTGGAGATAGTGGCAGTCCAGAGCCTGCTCCAGTTATCAGTTTCCTTCATGCCCATGCCGGGGGCCTCAGGGGCACAGGAGATAGGCTTCTCGAATTTCCTGCGGCCATACTTTGTGAATAACGACCTTTATGCGGCGGTGATGGTATGGCGCTTCTTCACCTATTACCTGGTGGTGATAGCCGGGGCGCTGGTGGTGGTAGCGGATCAGTTCTTCTACGGAAGAAAAAAGCCGGCCCAGCCGCCGGATGGCGGGGAGAACTGACAGTGGAAATATATTTGGTGCGCCACGGAGAAACAGACTGGAATGCCCAGGGAAAGCTTCAAGGCAGGGAGGACCTCCCGTTGAACGGTAACGGAAAGCGTCAGGCCATGGCCTGCGGCGTGGCTTTAAGCGAAGCCGGGTTCACGGCGATCTACAGCAGTCCCCTTAAGCGGGCCCTTGAGACCGCCGGGGAACTCGCCCTATACCACCCGTGTGGCGTCACGCCGGACCCCGCGCTGACAGAGCGGGACTATGGAAAGCTCTCGGGCTTGACAAAGGACCAGCGGGTGGCCTGGGAGGCAAGGGGCCTGCCCAGCGGGAAGGAGCACTGGCAGGCGCTGGCGGGCCGGGCTATGGCTGCGGTGGACAGGCGCGCCAGTGAGCACGGGGAGAACAGCCGCATAGCCATGGTGTCCCATGGGGCGTGGATAAACGCCGTCTTGGCTGTGCTGTCCCGGCACGAGATAGGGACCGGGAAGACACAGTTGAAAAATACCTGCATTTCGGTCATACGCAGGGAGGGAAAAGGAGCGGAGATAGTCTGTTATAACCTCTCGCCCGAGGAACACTCTCAGTGGGCGGCAGGCCGCTAGCCGTTACTGCTTTGCCACGTCGCACCCCAGCTCGTCTATTTTCTCTCTCAGCTTTAAGAAGTCCTCAAAGGCGGCGGGCTTCTGGCCGGGGTTGCGCAGCAGAGCGGCGGGGTGCAGCGTCGCCATCATCAGCGTACCGTTTTTGTCGATAAACTCGCCGTGCTCCTTGGTGATCTTGATGTCTGGCTTCATAATGCGCATAGCCGCCACCCGGCCCAGGCAGACAACGATTTTCGGGCGTATCAGCGCGAACTGGTTTCTGAGCCAGTCTATGCAGGCCTCCTGCTCTTCGGGCAGCGGGTCCCGGTTCTTAGGGGGCCTGCACTTGACGATGTTGCCGATATAGACATTCGTCTTTCGGTCCAAGTCAACAGCGGCCAGATACTTGTCCAGCAGTTGCCCGCCCCGGCCCACAAAGGGCTCCCCCTGTAGATCCTCATTCTCGCCGGGGCCCTCGCCCACGAACATCACCTTGGACCTGCGGTTGCCCACGCCGAACACCACGTTATGTCTGCCGGAGCAGAGCCCGCACTTTTCGCACTGTAAACAGGCCTTTTCCAGATCGCTCCAGTTATTGTACATACCGACACCTCCAAATCTCCGTATGATTTTACCATACATGGGATATAAAGTCAAATTCCCATTGATTTTTTCTTTTTGGGGGAGTATAATATACAGCGTATGGAACGCTGAGGGAATTCGATTCCATGGCAAAGGAGCATACCCGCCCTGACGGCATACATATCCTGCTGGCCGCCAGAAAGAAATGATACACAGTAAAATCGCCGTGGCACGGTTGACTCCGGGGACGGCATTTTTCCATATTATTCATAATCTTAATTTTTTTAGGAGGAGATTCCAATGAAAGTAATGGTCGAAACTTCCGCCCATCATGTACATGTGTCCGAGGCGGACCTTGCCACCCTGTTCGGGCCCGGCGCAATCCTCACCAACAAGAAGGACCTGTCCCAGCCCGGGCAGTTTGCCTGCGCCGAGAAGGTGGAGGTCATAGGCCCCAAGGGCTCCATGTCCATGTCCATTTTAGGACCCTGCCGCAAGGAGACCCAAGTGGAGATATCCCTGACCGACGCCCGCAAGCTGGGCGTTACCGCCCCCATACGCGAGTCCGGGGACCTGGAGGGCACCCCCGGCTGCACCCTGAAGGGCCCCGCCGGAGAGGTCACCATCGAGAAGGGCGTTATCGCCGCCAAGCGCCACATCCACTTCAACCCCGATGAGGCCAGGGAGGCCGGGGTCACCGACAAGCAGATAGTCTCCGTTAAGGTGGACTATAACGGCCGCAGCCTGATCTTCGGCGACGTGGTCTGCCGGGTCAGCCCCAGCTATGCCCTCGCTATGCACGTAGACACCGACGAGTCTAATGCCGCCGCTCTGCCGGGAACTGTGGACGGCGAGATAATTCTGTAAACTACTGAGATACCGACAGCATAGGCGAAAGGAACCGGGAAAGCAGGCGCTTTCCCGGTTCCTTTCGTATAGGAGGGAGCAGATGGGTGGCATTATCAACATCGGCATAGTGGCCCACGCGGACGCGGGGAAGACCACCTTGACAGAAGGGCTTCTCTTTGAAGCGGGGGAGCCCGCCCCTTAACGACCGCCTTGGGCGCGTTATAGGGCGCATCAGGCCTTCTTTTTATACAGCAGCATACCGGCTATAGCCGTGGCAAGGACGGCGGCGCAGACCAGAACCGTAATAAGCCCCTCTTCGTTTTGCGTATTGGTACTGTTCGATTCTCTGGTACGCACCGTCTCTAGGGGCCCGCCGGCCGGGGCCGCGCCCCCTTCAGATGGAGGCTGCTGACTGCTGTTGGCGTTATCGCCGGTCTCCGCTTTGTCCATCGGATCTTGTTGGTTCTGCTGTCTGTCCCGGCCCATGCCGCCAAAGCCGCCGTTGTTCATGGAGCCCATTGCGGATATATCCACATCAGAGCCGTCTATCAGCGCATCGGCGTTTTCCGCCTGCCCGGCCGAAGCGGCGGGTATGGAGCCGTCAAGCTGGCCGCTTACGCTCTCGGCCCGCAGCAGACAGAAATCCTTTAGCACCGAAACGCCCTCAAGAAACTCCTCATAAGAGCAGAAGCTGGTGGGGTCCTTCTCCACATACGGAGATATCAGCGCCTGTACCCGCTCAAGCTCAGCTGAAAACGCGCCGCTGTCGAAATAGCCCGAGATGAACTCCGCGAAATACTGGTGGTAGAGCTGGGTATATTCCTCGCTTGAGAATATCCAGGCCAGCATGGGGCGGCTGTCAACGGTCCCGCCGGACACCGGGGTATCTATGGGATAATTTATAAGGGCCGTGGCGTCCTCCTGTCCCATAAAGCCGCCGCAGGCCAGATTATAGTCCCAGGGGATCATGGAGAGCTGCCCAGCGTCTTCATAGAGGTAATAGTTGTGTATCATAGAGCCGGTATAGCTGTCGAAATTGCATACAAAGTTGTGTACCACGAAGTAGCGTATCACACTCTCCACGTCCACGGTACTGTCAATATCCTCAAATGAGTTCAGCCTTTTCAGGGCGGCGACAAGCCTGTCCCTGTCCTCGTCAGTAATATCTGTCTTGGCGTTATTAAAGATATTCTCATAGCTGGAGTATTCGTCGTCGGTGTATATAAGGGACACATCGCTGCTACCGAAGCCGTTGAAGCCGCCAAAATCACCCCTGGGCTCTCCGCCGCCAAAATTGCCCATGCCAGGTGCGCCGCCCGCTTCCATGCCGCCCTCGGGCATATCAAGCATACGGTCTCCCTCTGGAAGCTCCGGCCCGTCCATACCGGGCTTTTCCATAAAGCCCTTTCCGTCCTCCATGTCCCCAGCGCCGCCGGAGCTCTGGCTGTCAGGCTTATACAGCTCGCCGTAGTCCCCGCCGTAATTGCGCTGCATGAAGGCCTCCTCCACACCCTCCACGGCCAGATAGAGCCCCCAGTCCTCACCGTTTACCCGGATATACACATAGCTGCAAAGGGGAGAAACCGCCCCAAACTCACCCATCATGCGGTAGGTGATATAGTCCTTCATGTATGTGTTGTCCTGGATAATATTGTTAAGGCTCAGCTTATCCAGGCCGTGATAGGTCTGCCCGCTCTCGTAGTGGTCGAACTCCAGCTTGAAGCTGTAGCGGTTATTGCCGTAGCTCTCCACCTGAGTCAGGGAGGTGTTGCCCTTGGCCCGGAGCCCCACGTTCCCGAAGGACTCGCCGTCTATCACAACGGAGCAGGGGGAGTATTCCTCATTTTTGCAGGTGCTGATAAAACTGTCCCAGTCGTCCATCACGAGGTCCAGGGTGTGGACTGTGCTGGTATCGAACAGCCGGTCCTCATAGCCCATGGCCCGGGGCGCGCTCTCTGAGCCGGCCCCGCTGGCGCTTACAAATACCACCGTCAGCATAAGGGTCAGGACCAAAATTACACAGCATACCCTGTCGATATATCTATGGGTTGACATACTAAGCCTCCTCTCTCAGCTCATATAGTCGCCGTTATAGCTCACCAGCACCGCGTGCTCCACGCCGTTCATCTCCGAGAGGATATTCACAAGCTCCGTGCCGCTGTCCTTCATGCGCACCTCAAGGTTCAGCTCTACAGACCCCTTCTGGGCGGTCTTGCTCTTTACCACACAGCGCTTTACCTGCCGCTGTACAAAGCCCATGGCCTGTCTCTCGCTCTCGTGGTCCTGGCAGTGCAGGACCAATATATATGGGTTCATATGGGGCTTGGTGTTGGCGAAGACCAGCAGCACCACGCCGATTATTACGCTGCCAAACACCGCTAGGGGGATAAGCCCCGCTGCCAGGACTATGCCCGCGCCTATGGCCCAGAACAGGAAGGCGATATCCAACGGCTCCTTTATGGCTGCTCTGAAGCGCACGATGGACAGCGCGCCCACCATGCCCAAAGACAGCACTACGTTGGAGGTGACCGCCAGTATCACCAAGGTGGTTATCATGGTCATGGCCACCAGGGAAACTCCGAAACTTGAGGAGTACATTACCCCGGCGAAGGTCTTTTTGTAGACCAAGAAGATAAACATACCTGTGCCAAAGGCCAAGGCAAGGGCCAGCGCCATATCGAGTATACTCACACTTGAAATTTTTTCCAAAAAACTGGATTTGAATATATCCTGAAATGTCATATATATGCTCCTTTTCTGTATTTGTTTTGATCTAACCGTATACCCGGCAGGCCGCGTATTTTGAGAAGGCCCCAGTGTGGACGCCGGGGATCTGCACCAGGTCCCGGATAACAGAGGGGAGAAAGCTGTCCCACTTGACCTCCAGCACCGCCGCATTATTCGGGAGGGGTATGGTACAGCCGTCCGGGTCAAGAAACTCGCCGCAGTCAGTCCCGGCGCGTATATTATAGTCCAGTGTCACCCTTACGTTGCCCGGGGTATAAATAAACGGCTCTCGGGTATACCGCACAACGGTCCGGGGGCGTAGCCCCTGTGTGGCCATCTTCCCGTAAAGCTCCTGCAAAAGCGGCGGGCCGTCCCTGCTGAAAGCTTGGTATTCTCCCCGGACCAGAGCCATAGCCTCCTCCCTTGGAACGGCGGTCTGAAGCTTCGAGCACAGGCCGTCTATCTTCATTTTCTTTTCAAGGAGGACCAGCGACGTGTCGCTGTTATAATACCTGAGCCGGAACTTCTCCCTGCGGCTAACGCCGTTTATCTTCTCCCTCAGAGCCCTGCCGTCAGGCGTGTCAAAGTATAGGCTGCTTACGGTATACCTGCCGTCCCGGGCGTGGGGGTCTATGGCCATCACTGCGGACAGCCTTGCTCTAAGGGCCAGCACGTCCCCGGGGGATATTTCATGTTTCCCTTCGTGGCGGAAATCCACGCTGCTTCACCTCTTCCGTTTTTACTTCGATAAAATAGTAACAGCCGAACCTTAGAGCTGGTTTAGAAAAGGAGAAGCGCCCCGTGAACTTTCCGGGACGCTTCTGTGAAGCTTCTGTGAACGCCTATTGCCTGAACCGCACAGTAAAGCGGACAAGGTTCGGCTGGATATACCTTGCCCAAATAGCGGCGCGGTTCGCCCCCGCCAAGGAACGGGCGATAGCCAGCCCCACGCCGTAGCCACCGCCCTTCTGGGTGCGGGCGGGGTCGGCCCGGTAGAAACGATCAAAGAGCTTATCCGGGGGGACCGCCGGCAGCTTCGGGCAGGTGTTTTCTATGGAGAGATCTATCCGGCTGTCGCTTTTTACCAGTGTGACCATGGCCCGGCCCCCGGGGTCCGCATACTTTACGCAGTTGTCCAGCAGTATGGAGACAAGCTTTCGCACCTGCTCCCGGTCGGCGCGGATACTGACGTCCGCTGTGATATCCGCCGCAAGGTTAAGCCCCTTTGCGGCTATGGGCTGGGAAAACTCCCGGAGAGAGCTCTCAATAAGCCCGCTGAGTGAAAAATTCTCGGGCTCCCCTTGTATTGGGCTCTCGTCCATTCGGGCCAGCATTAGCAGCTCCTTTACCAGCCCCCCAAGCCTTGCGGTCTGTTCGCGGATATTCCGGCTCCATTTACTCTCGCCGTTATAGAGCTCCAGGGCCTCGGCGTTGGACTGTATGATGGCAAGGGGAGTTTTGAGCTCGTGTCCGGCGTTGGTTACAAACTGTTTCTGGCGCTGGATATTTTCCGCGATGGGGCGTATGGCCCGCCGGGATAGGAGTATCACAAAGACCAGCATAATCCCCCAGCAGAAAAACCCAACGGCAGCCGATAAAATAAGCACACGCCAGAAGGAGCCGCTTTCGCCGGAGGTGTCCAGGAACACAGCCAGAGCACCGGGGCCAGGTCCCTCTCTTATAAGATAGCGAAAATGCCCGTATTCGCCGCGCTTATTGCCCTTCTCCAGGGCCTTGAGCGCAAGCTCTGCGGCCTGGTCCTCGCTGACGGAATAGGCGCGGCTAACGTCAACGAATACGGGCTCGTAATCCGGCCCGAAGCGCACCAGAAAGAAGCTCCCGGACACAAAAGCGCTATAGACCTCCCTGGGCCCGTCAGGAACACCGAAGGGGAAGGGCCTGCCAGAGGGCTTATCGGTGGGAGGCAGATTGCCGGGGTCACCGTCGGCGCTGCATAACAATTCCAGGGTTCGGTCCATACGCTGGCTTATCAGCATGAGGTTCGCGGCGTTTATGGCTCCAAGCAGCAGCAGTATCAGCCCGGTGATGGCGGCCATGGCGGCAATTACGAACCTTTTTTGCAGCGCCTTAACCATGGTGTTCCTCCAGGGTATAGCCAACATTCCTCCGGGCGGCGATGGTGATATCGGCCTTCAAGGCGGAGAGCCGACGGCGCAGGTAGGATATGTACACCCACACCACGCCGAGTTCCGCCTCTGTGTCATAGCCCCAGACCCGGCACAGTAGCTCCTCCGTGGAGAGGTATATGCCCCGGTTCAGCATCAGGAGCTCCATCAGCTGGTACTCGAGCCTTGGCAGCACAAAGGACTGGCTCCCGCAGGAGAGCTCGCAGCTTTTCTGGTTTAAGGTTATATTGCCGCAGCTTAAAAGGTTCGGCGTATACTCCTCCCGCCGCCGGAGCAGGGCCCGCACCCGGGCCAGAAGCAGCTCCATGGGGAAGGGCTTCGGGAGATAGTCGTCCGCGCCCAGGTCCAGCCCCTGGACCTGATCCTCGATCTCAGCCTTTGCCGTGAGCAGCAGCACAGGGGTCCGCCGCCCGGCGCTTCTTAACCTTTGCAGGACCTCAAGGCCACTGAGCCTGGGCATCATGACGTCTAAGATTATGCCGTCATACTGCCCGGAAAGGGCGTAATCCAGGGCCGCCTGGCCGTCGTATACCGGGTCAACGATGTACTTATGATAGGTTAGTATATCCACCACGGCCTCGGACATGGCGGGCTCGTCCTCGGCGTATAGGAGCTTCATAGTAATCACCTCATGGTTGTATTATAGGGCGCAGAGCTTAGTTTTACCTTAATTTATTCTACCAGATATGAGGGGTTATTTCAACAAACAGTTGAAATAAGCTTGGATAAAGTGTATAATATTGGGAGAAAAATCTATGGAGGTTCAAATGTACCGACTGATAAAAACCGAGGGCACTGCCCGCCGGGGAGAACTTGCCACCGTACACGGAATGGTGCAGACCCCGGGATTTATGAACGTGGCTACGGCCGGGGCCATAAAAGGGGCCGTCTCGGCCTATGACCTTATGGAGCTGGGCTGCCAGGTACAGCTTTGCAATACCTACCACCTGCACCTGCGTCCGGGGGACGAAACTGTAAAGCGGCTGGGGGGCATAAGAAAATTTACCGGCTGGCAGGGCCCTGTACTTACCGACAGCGGGGGCTTTCAGGTGTTCTCGTTAGCAAAGCTCCGGGATATCAGGGAGGAGGGCGTTACCTTCTCCTCCCATATAGACGGCCGTAAGATTTTTATGGGCCCGGAGGAGAGTATGCGCATACAGTCGAATCTGGGCTCTACCATCGCCATGGCCTTTGACGAGTGCGTGGAGAACCCGGCCGAGTATGAATACGCAAAAATGTCCTGCGCCCGCACAGCCCGATGGCTGGAAAGATGCAAGGCTGAGATGGCAAGGCTCAACAGGGAGGAGGGCACGCTGAACCCGAACCAGATGCTCTTTGGCATAAACCAGGGCTGCACCTATCACGACCTTCGCATAGAGCATATGAAGCGTATAGCGGAAATGGGCCTGGACGGCTACGGCATAGGGGGCCTTGCGGTGGGGGAGACCGCCGGGGAGATGTACTCGGTTATCGAGGCCATAGAGCCGCATATGCCAAAGGACAAGATACGCTACCTGATGGGTGTGGGCACGCCTGCAAACCTCCTGGAGGCCGTGCGCAGGGGCGTGGACCTGTTTGACTGCGTTATGCCCACCAGGAATGCCCGCCACGGGCACGCCTTTACAATGGAGGGGTGCAGGAATATGTTAAACGCCAAGTATGTCCTGGACGAGGCTCCCCTGGATGAGACCTGCGATTGCCCGGTCTGCCGGAGGTTTACCAGGGCCTATATCCACCACCTGTTCAAGGCTGGGGAGATGCTGGCCATGCGCCTTACGGTTATGCATAACCTGTACTTCTACAATCATCTGCTGGCAAAGATACGTGACGCTTTGGACGAGGGGCGGTTTGAGGCGTTTTACAAGGAGAATATCGAGACTGTCGGCCGGAGAATATAGCGCTGCGAAAATAAATGCTTGCAACTTCTCGGGTTTCCTGATATAATCAATAGTAATCATTTGAAGGGATGTGTTCACAAAAGATGTACAATTTCAACTTGCTGGACGCTTCGGCGGCCCAGGGCGGCGGTGGCATGAGCCTTATCGTTATGCTTTTGGTATACGGCGTGTTCTTCGCGGCTCTGTACTTTATCTTCTTCCGCCCCCAGAATAAGAAGAAAAAGAAGGAGGCCGAGATGCGCAAGAACGCCCAGGTGGGCGACGAGATTACCACTATCGGCGGCATCTGCGGACGTATTGTGGCGGTGAAGGACGAGTCCGAGTCGGTCATTATCGAGACCGGTAGCGACAAATCAAAGCTGCGCGTGAAGCGCTGGGCCATCGGCAGCGTTGACACTGTGCACGAGGACGACGCCTGATATAAGTAAAAATTCATGAATAAAAGGACCTTGCGGCTCATAGGTATTTAATAGTAAGCACTTCTCTGTGCTTACTATTAAATACTGATAGCTGCGAGGTCTTTTTGTTATGAAATGGGTAAGAGCTTTGATACTTTCCACTGCCATTACCGCCGGCGCGGGTCTTGGGCTGCTGTCGGCAATCGCCTTTTTCGTCTGCCGTTCAGAGTCCCTGCCAAGGGGTTCCGTTACCGTCGTCACAACCCTTGCCGCCTGCGCGGCGGTGTTTTTGGGCGGGCTGCTGTCCTCCATATCGGCGCGGGAGAAGGGGCTGCTGCTGGGAATTGGGGCAGGGGCGGTTTTTCTGGTGTGCGCGGGGTTGGTGTCTGTTCTGGCGTTCCGGATAGAGCCGGGCCCCGGGAGCGTTGGCAAGATTGCTGCTATACTCATAAGCGGGGCTATTGGCGGTGTGCTGGGCGCCAACCGTAAAAGCAAGGTGAAATTTTGAGACAGGCGCCATGGGGCTTACAATATTGTAACCGCGGGTTACAGCTGTGAGATACTCATTGAAGTTCATGCCGCCTCCTGATATAATATTGTAAAATATATGGACGGAACAGGAGGTTAGGATATGAAACGCACTGTAAAGAACGCTCTGGTTTTAAGCCTTGCTTTGCTGCTCCTATTCAGCTTTGGAGCCTGCGGCGGCAGCGGCGGGGATACGTACAAGAGTGAATCGGCCAGCAGCGCCGCCTCCCAGAGCGGGAACCAGTCGGCAGATATGGAGGATATGCCGGAGTCTGAGGCCGGCTTTGACGAGGGAGCCGAGACCGGCGGTACGGAGACGGTCCGCCCACAGGACCGCAAGCTTATAACCACGGTGAACCTTCAGGCTGAAACCAAGGAGTACGACACCTTCATGTCCTGGCTGGAGTCCCATGTGGCCGGGACAGGCGGGTATATAGAGTCCTCGGATATGTATGCCTACAACGAGCGTGAGCGCAGCTGTGACCTTACACTGCGCATTCCCGCGGACAAGCTGAACGGATTTTTGCAGGAAATGGGGGAGACCTGCAATATTTTACAGCGTTCTGTAACAGAGGAGGATGTTACCCTAAACTATGTGGACGCGGAGAGCTACCGCGATGCCCTGCTGGTGGAACAGGAGCGCTTGATGGAGCTTTTGGAAGAGGCAGATAATCTGACGGATATTATGAGCATCGAGGACCGGCTGACCACCGTGCGCTACCAGCTGCAAAACTACGAGTCCACCCTGAGGGTGTATGAAAACCAGATAAACTACAGCACCGTGCATCTGTCCGTCCGCGAGGTGGTTGAGCTCACGGAGCCAGAACCTGAGAGCTGGGGCAGCCGGGCTGTACAAGGGATGAAGGACAACGCCAGGAGCATTGGCAGGTTCCTCCAGGAGCTTGGGCTGTTCCTCGTTACCCATATACCCACCCTTCTGTTGTTGGGGGTTATCGCCCTGATAATCCTGCTGGCTACCTCCAGACGCCGCCGCGAGGCCAGAGCGCGCCGCAAGCAGCAAAAAGAGCTGATACAGTCTATGCGTGACCAGAAGAACACGGAGGAGCAGAAGTAGGAGAAATAAGGTATGCCCCTTGGGCATATCAACCTATACGTCGTAAGCATTTGCATTTTCCGATAAAGTGGAGTATAATGGTAGACATTAAAGGGTAAAGACCCGCTTATGACGTAAAGGAGTATGGAATATGACAATAGTAGAGAACAAGACCTTTGACGAAGAGCGCGCACTGTACGGCAGCGTGAATCTTGTTGTAAAAAACTGCCGCTTTGACGGGCCGGCGGACGGAGAGAGCGCTTTTAAGGAATGCCGGGATATCCGGACTGAGGACTGCTTTTTTAACCTGCGCTATCCCTTCTGGCACGACGAAGGGGCGGTTATCAACAGCTGTGAAATGACCGAGCTCTGCCGCGCCGCCCTCTGGTACTCCCATCATGTGGAGATAACTGGCAGCAAGCTCCACGGCATAAAGGCCCTTAGGGAGTGCGCGGAGGTTAAAATGCAGGACTGCCACATTGTGTCGCCGGAGTTTGGCTGGTCTGTCCATGGCCTTGAGATGCGGGACTGCAAGGCCGAGAGCGAGTATTTTATGATGCGCTCAGATAAGCTGAATTTTGACAACGTGACGCTTAAGGGGAAATACTCCTTCCAGTACCTCGAGGACTCCGTGTTTGAAAACTGCAATTTCGACACCAAGGACGCTTTCTGGCACGCAAAGAACGTTACCGTAAAAAGCAGCGTTATAAAGGGCGAATACCTGGCCTGGTACTGCGAAAACGTCACCTTTGTGAATTGCAAGATAATCGGCACCCAGCCCCTATGCTACTGTAAGGGCCTAAAGCTTGTCGACTGCGAGATGATTGATACAGATCTCAGCTTCGAGCGCTCAGAGGTAGAGGCCACGCTGACCGCGCCCATTGTAAGCATAAAGAACCCACTTTCCGGCCATATATATGTTCCGTGCGTTGGGGAGATTATCCGGGATGACCCCAAGTCCATGGGGGAGGTCATAGTCACAAAGTGCCGTTGTGCATGATATGCACAGCGCATAAATGCACCGCATAAAGAGTATATCCCATATAAAACAGGCAAAACTACACGTAAATAATCGGCCGGCTT encodes the following:
- a CDS encoding histidine phosphatase family protein encodes the protein MEIYLVRHGETDWNAQGKLQGREDLPLNGNGKRQAMACGVALSEAGFTAIYSSPLKRALETAGELALYHPCGVTPDPALTERDYGKLSGLTKDQRVAWEARGLPSGKEHWQALAGRAMAAVDRRASEHGENSRIAMVSHGAWINAVLAVLSRHEIGTGKTQLKNTCISVIRREGKGAEIVCYNLSPEEHSQWAAGR
- a CDS encoding uracil-DNA glycosylase codes for the protein MYNNWSDLEKACLQCEKCGLCSGRHNVVFGVGNRRSKVMFVGEGPGENEDLQGEPFVGRGGQLLDKYLAAVDLDRKTNVYIGNIVKCRPPKNRDPLPEEQEACIDWLRNQFALIRPKIVVCLGRVAAMRIMKPDIKITKEHGEFIDKNGTLMMATLHPAALLRNPGQKPAAFEDFLKLREKIDELGCDVAKQ
- a CDS encoding PduL/EutD family phosphate acyltransferase, whose translation is MKVMVETSAHHVHVSEADLATLFGPGAILTNKKDLSQPGQFACAEKVEVIGPKGSMSMSILGPCRKETQVEISLTDARKLGVTAPIRESGDLEGTPGCTLKGPAGEVTIEKGVIAAKRHIHFNPDEAREAGVTDKQIVSVKVDYNGRSLIFGDVVCRVSPSYALAMHVDTDESNAAALPGTVDGEIIL
- a CDS encoding GTP-binding protein codes for the protein MGGIINIGIVAHADAGKTTLTEGLLFEAGEPAP
- a CDS encoding CotH kinase family protein is translated as MSTHRYIDRVCCVILVLTLMLTVVFVSASGAGSESAPRAMGYEDRLFDTSTVHTLDLVMDDWDSFISTCKNEEYSPCSVVIDGESFGNVGLRAKGNTSLTQVESYGNNRYSFKLEFDHYESGQTYHGLDKLSLNNIIQDNTYMKDYITYRMMGEFGAVSPLCSYVYIRVNGEDWGLYLAVEGVEEAFMQRNYGGDYGELYKPDSQSSGGAGDMEDGKGFMEKPGMDGPELPEGDRMLDMPEGGMEAGGAPGMGNFGGGEPRGDFGGFNGFGSSDVSLIYTDDEYSSYENIFNNAKTDITDEDRDRLVAALKRLNSFEDIDSTVDVESVIRYFVVHNFVCNFDSYTGSMIHNYYLYEDAGQLSMIPWDYNLACGGFMGQEDATALINYPIDTPVSGGTVDSRPMLAWIFSSEEYTQLYHQYFAEFISGYFDSGAFSAELERVQALISPYVEKDPTSFCSYEEFLEGVSVLKDFCLLRAESVSGQLDGSIPAASAGQAENADALIDGSDVDISAMGSMNNGGFGGMGRDRQQNQQDPMDKAETGDNANSSQQPPSEGGAAPAGGPLETVRTRESNSTNTQNEEGLITVLVCAAVLATAIAGMLLYKKKA
- a CDS encoding DUF4956 domain-containing protein, with protein sequence MTFQDIFKSSFLEKISSVSILDMALALALAFGTGMFIFLVYKKTFAGVMYSSSFGVSLVAMTMITTLVILAVTSNVVLSLGMVGALSIVRFRAAIKEPLDIAFLFWAIGAGIVLAAGLIPLAVFGSVIIGVVLLVFANTKPHMNPYILVLHCQDHESERQAMGFVQRQVKRCVVKSKTAQKGSVELNLEVRMKDSGTELVNILSEMNGVEHAVLVSYNGDYMS
- a CDS encoding polyphosphate polymerase domain-containing protein; protein product: MDFRHEGKHEISPGDVLALRARLSAVMAIDPHARDGRYTVSSLYFDTPDGRALREKINGVSRREKFRLRYYNSDTSLVLLEKKMKIDGLCSKLQTAVPREEAMALVRGEYQAFSRDGPPLLQELYGKMATQGLRPRTVVRYTREPFIYTPGNVRVTLDYNIRAGTDCGEFLDPDGCTIPLPNNAAVLEVKWDSFLPSVIRDLVQIPGVHTGAFSKYAACRVYG
- a CDS encoding sensor histidine kinase, with product MVKALQKRFVIAAMAAITGLILLLLGAINAANLMLISQRMDRTLELLCSADGDPGNLPPTDKPSGRPFPFGVPDGPREVYSAFVSGSFFLVRFGPDYEPVFVDVSRAYSVSEDQAAELALKALEKGNKRGEYGHFRYLIREGPGPGALAVFLDTSGESGSFWRVLILSAAVGFFCWGIMLVFVILLSRRAIRPIAENIQRQKQFVTNAGHELKTPLAIIQSNAEALELYNGESKWSRNIREQTARLGGLVKELLMLARMDESPIQGEPENFSLSGLIESSLREFSQPIAAKGLNLAADITADVSIRADREQVRKLVSILLDNCVKYADPGGRAMVTLVKSDSRIDLSIENTCPKLPAVPPDKLFDRFYRADPARTQKGGGYGVGLAIARSLAGANRAAIWARYIQPNLVRFTVRFRQ
- a CDS encoding response regulator transcription factor, whose product is MKLLYAEDEPAMSEAVVDILTYHKYIVDPVYDGQAALDYALSGQYDGIILDVMMPRLSGLEVLQRLRSAGRRTPVLLLTAKAEIEDQVQGLDLGADDYLPKPFPMELLLARVRALLRRREEYTPNLLSCGNITLNQKSCELSCGSQSFVLPRLEYQLMELLMLNRGIYLSTEELLCRVWGYDTEAELGVVWVYISYLRRRLSALKADITIAARRNVGYTLEEHHG
- the tgt gene encoding tRNA guanosine(34) transglycosylase Tgt, producing MYRLIKTEGTARRGELATVHGMVQTPGFMNVATAGAIKGAVSAYDLMELGCQVQLCNTYHLHLRPGDETVKRLGGIRKFTGWQGPVLTDSGGFQVFSLAKLRDIREEGVTFSSHIDGRKIFMGPEESMRIQSNLGSTIAMAFDECVENPAEYEYAKMSCARTARWLERCKAEMARLNREEGTLNPNQMLFGINQGCTYHDLRIEHMKRIAEMGLDGYGIGGLAVGETAGEMYSVIEAIEPHMPKDKIRYLMGVGTPANLLEAVRRGVDLFDCVMPTRNARHGHAFTMEGCRNMLNAKYVLDEAPLDETCDCPVCRRFTRAYIHHLFKAGEMLAMRLTVMHNLYFYNHLLAKIRDALDEGRFEAFYKENIETVGRRI
- the yajC gene encoding preprotein translocase subunit YajC encodes the protein MYNFNLLDASAAQGGGGMSLIVMLLVYGVFFAALYFIFFRPQNKKKKKEAEMRKNAQVGDEITTIGGICGRIVAVKDESESVIIETGSDKSKLRVKRWAIGSVDTVHEDDA
- a CDS encoding TIGR04086 family membrane protein; this encodes MKWVRALILSTAITAGAGLGLLSAIAFFVCRSESLPRGSVTVVTTLAACAAVFLGGLLSSISAREKGLLLGIGAGAVFLVCAGLVSVLAFRIEPGPGSVGKIAAILISGAIGGVLGANRKSKVKF